The following nucleotide sequence is from Paeniglutamicibacter kerguelensis.
AGTGGCCCAAACAGCCCCGAGACGATCAAAAGCAGTGCCGGCACAATGGGCAAGGTCACAGGATAGAGCAGTACCGCCGCGGCGAGCGTTCCACCGTGTGCAATACAGGCAAAGGCAATGACGTTGCGTGCATCGCGCGCGGTGTCCAGGCTGCGGGCAACGAATGGCCCCAGCAGGTGCGGCGCCGTGATGCTGGCGCCTAGGAGCCCTGCAAGCCATCCCGGACCACCGCTGGTGGTGACCAGCAGGACGACGGCGACCACTGCGCCGCCGTCCGCTGTCCGCGCCAACGTTGCAGCGGCCACGTACCTGGCCAGGCCTCCGGCACCCGCAGGTCGGTCCCCGGGCAGGGCCTTGGTGATTTCTTTGTTTGGAGTTCTCACGGTGTTGTCGATCCACGTCCGCGGGCGGCAGCCTGCGGGCTAGCCGTCCAGGCCGGTGAGCTTCAGGGAATCCCTGATCTCCGAACGGGTCTGGTCTTCGAGGCCCTTCAGCGGGCTCGGGAGGCTGTGGGGGTTGGTGAGTCCCAGTTCCTCGGCGATGGCCGCAACCACGCGCAGGCTCCCGTGAGATTTGAACAACGCCCAGATGGGATCGAATTTCCGGGAGATTTCCCGTGCGGTGCCGGCGTTTCCGGCCAGTGCGGCGTCGGCCAGTTCCATGGCGTGGCGGGGGAAGATTCCTGCAATGACAGAATGCCAAACGTCATAGCCGGCCAGCAATGCGTCGGCGGCTTCCCAATCCCCGCTGAGGCCGATCGAGTGTTCGGGGGAGAAGATCCCTCGGAGTTCGGCAAGGCGCGATGCCGTGGCTCCGGCCGGGGGCGGGGGAATCTTGATGCCGCCGATCCGGGGGAGTCGGGCGATGCGTTCGAGCAATTCGTCGGAGAAGACAAACCCGGTGGTACCCGGGCTGTCGTACACAAAGACCGGCACGGAGGAAGCCGAGACGACGTCGCGGTACAGGCCGAACACCTCGTTTGCTGTGAGCCGGTGATAGGAGACGGGTGTAAGGAGCAGGGCGGAAGCCCCGGCGAGCTGCGCATCCTCGGCGTTGGCGATCACTTCCCGTGTGCGCATGGCACCGATCCCGCTCATGACCGAGGCATCGCCGGCGGAACCGACAGCAACTTGCAGCGCTTCTCGGCGTTCGTCGCGGGACAGGTAGGGGTAGACGCCGGTGGACCCCAGGACACCGATTGATTTCACGCCGGCGTCGGTGATGCGACCGACGAGTCGGGCAAGGGCGGTTTGGTCGACGCCGTCTTCCGAGAGCGGTGTTAGCGGGAAGGCGCACAGTCCGTCAAACATGATGTGGATCCTCGATCTTCTATGGTCCCCCGCGGTCGGTCGCGGGAGATCCAGGACCTATACTGGCAATCATCTTGGACCCAACCTAGATCCAAGATTGCCAATAACGATAGGACCAAGATGGCGACGGCCGAACTTCCCATTACCTTGGACCCCGGCAGCAAATCGCCGCTGACGGTCCAGCTGGCAGCGCGCCTCCGGACTGCCATCCTTGATGGAACGCTACGGGCGGAGGACTCGCTGCCTTCCTCGCGCGCGCTGGCCACCGAGCTCGGCGTCTCACGGGGCGTGGTCGTCAGGGCGTTCGAGCAACTATCGGGGGAGGGCTATCTCGATAGCCGCGGTGCCGGAGGGACCCGTGTTGCCGTTCGCCCCGACATCCGGGGCTTCGCCCGGGTGGCCGCTGCCGCAAAGCAATCGGAAGCGGCCAAACCGATTCTGGACCTGAGTCCGGGGCGCCCCTCGGGCGTGCCCTTCCTGGACAACGAATGGCGCTCCGCCTGGCGCAAGGCAGCTGCCGAACCGGTGAGTTCACAGATCCCGCCCGCGCTGGGTATCGACACCCTGCGCGCCGCCATCCAAGGGCACCTAGGGACATCACGGGGGCTCAATGTCAATGCCGAGGACGTGATCGTTTCGGCGGGGACCAGCGATGCGCTGCAACTGATAGTCACCGCCCTTCGCAGTCGCTCCGACCGTCCACGTGTCCTCGTCGAAGACCCGGGGTATCCAACGGCCCGGCGAGTGCTTGCCGCGGCGGGGGCCGCGGTTGAGACTCTGCCGGTTACCGTCGATGGACTGAGGGTCGAACAACTCGCCAGCTTGGAGACGCCGCCCGACGCAGTGCTCGTCACCCCGAGCCACCAATACCCGCTGGGAGGGCGCATGCCGATCCAGGAACGATTGACTTTGCTGTCGTGGGCCTCGGCCAATAACGTCTTGATTCTCGAAGATGACTACGACAGCGAATTCCGGCATAGCCGGAGGCCCCTGCCCACACTTGCGTCGCTTCCGTCGCAAGCCGACGTGATCCTGGTGGGAACGTTCTCGAAATCGCTCAGTCCGTGGTTGCGCTGCGGGTACCTCATTGCCCGGGGCGCTTCCGCCGAAGGGCTCAAGGGCACGCGTCGCGCCCTTGGCACCCCGGTATCCGGGATGCTCCAGCTGGCTCTTGGGAGCTACATCGACGGCGGTGGCCTTGCCCGACACATTGCCCGCGCCCGCCGGGAGTACGCCCACCGCCGTGACATCATTCTCGAACGACTCGGTGCACGCAAGGATGTAGCGGTCTCCGCCCTCGACGGAGGCCTGCATGCGGTCCTGGAACTGGCACCCGGAATCGATGCCAGCGACCTCGCGAGGCATGCACTGGTATGTGGGGTATTGCTTCCGGCGCTCGCCGACTACTACGCCGACGGGGCGCGGAAAAATGGCTTGGTGCTCGGATACGGCGCGGTGACGGATACGGAGCTGACCCGGGCGCTCGGTGTCCTGGTTTCACTCATCGAGCGTGCCGCGGCAGGGGAGTCGCCTTCCGCGAACTGATGTGCTCTTGCGGTTCAGCTGCTCTTGCGGTCCTGGCGTTTGCCCGAGGTTCGGGCCCGGCTGCGTAGCTGGATGATGCGAACTGCGCCGGCGATTGCCACCACGGTAGCGCCCGCAACCGCAGCTATGAGCATGGCAACCCCGAGCGCCAGCTGTCCATGGAATCCCAGGAAATACACGGTGACACGATCCTGATTTTGCACCATGAACACTACCAGGAACACCAATACGATGAGGGCGACGATGGTGAAAGTCCAAACGACGCCGGCACGGGTGCCGACGGCGGGTCGAGCGGGTGCCGCTTCCGGCTTGTTTGGGGGAACCTCGGGTTCCTGACCTTGCGGAGTGAGCGGGTCGTCGGTCATGGTTTCCTCGCTTCCCATCCAGCGGTGAAGACCTTTGGCAAGTTGCCGTGTGGCCAACATAAGCGCTTGGTCCGGGGGAGGCAAGGGGGAATGCCGGGGACAGGCTCGTGTTCCCCGGCACGGGGTCACCGCACAGGGTCGTTACACGCTCTTGGTGTAGATGAGTGCAGGGGCCGCCGTCTCGAGCATTTCGAGTTGCGCGATGGCTTCGACGAAGTGCGGTGTCCGGGTGTGGGCGTCCAGGTGTTCCTGGGAGAGCCAACATTCAAGCAACATCAAGTCACAGGGATCTTCGCGCAACTGGAGTAGTTCGTAGCTCACGCAACCGGGTTCATTTCGCGTCCGGGCAACCAGCTCGCGATAGATCTCCAGAACCGCTTCGAGGTTCCCAGGCAGGACCGTGCTGCCAACCAAAACGTTGATCATCGATCTCCTTGCTGCGGGCTCGGGGCGGGAGGGCGACCCGAGGGGTTTCGTTTCCGGGAACGAAGGCCTTTAGTCGGTGTCGGAGGCCACGCGCTCGAGCACGTCCATGAAGATGTCCATGAATTCGGCGAAATCGGCGGCGTCCTCGCCCTGGTCGATGCGGCCGCGTTGGCTGGCGGAGCCTTCGTTTGCTGGGATGTCGAGCGTTGGATGTGCCGGGATATTGAAGCGGTAAACGCGGCCGGTGCTGGTCCCCACTTCGTAGCTGCCGTCGCTGATCAGCGCCACGTGGGAAACATTGGTGTTGTTGACCGATACGGCACGGTCGGACGCGGTCATCGTCTTGGGGTTTAGGGGGCAGATGATGAGCTCGGCGGGTTCGCGCCGGTAGCCGATCACCTTCAGCCCCGAGGATCCCGAGGTGCCGGAGGCCGCAACAAGGTTGTAGCTTCCGTAATTGGGGATCTGACCATCGAACGCCTCATGCAGCAGGCGCTTAAGGGTGTCGTCGGCGTCATCGGTGGAATCAACTTGGGGTCTCTCCATACCTGCCACTCTAGCCATCTCATGTTTCGAACACATGTCCTGTAAGCGGTTGAGTGAAAAATGTCGCCGTGTCGTTATGGTTTGCCGATCTTGCACAGCCGCGTATTCCGACAAAATTCCAGTCTCAATGAATCTACTAGAAGCATTGAGACTTGGAGATATCGGTGATAGACGGGAATTGGGTTGCAACGATGGGGACCTGGAGTGGGTCAGTTGCTTCCGTGGCAGCATTCTTCCGTGTCGATCACCGACTGAAATTGCAGCGGAAAAGCTTTGAACTGGAACGGGATGAAATTACGGAAAATGCCCGCAAGAATCGCGAGGATAAAACAGCACGCGCTGCGCTTGATCCGTCAACCAAGCCTTCAACCGACCTGAAGTCTGCAAGGAATGCAAAACGACGATGGGCAGTTGGTGTTGGGTCTCGAGATTCGGCAGCATTCACGGGGGTGCCTTGGGTTGCAAACGCCGACGTCATGAACGGTTCATGCCATCCGGTTACGGATGTGCATGTCATCTTCGCGGGGGAGCTGCTTCGAGATGAAGTAGGAGATCAAGACGACTCTGAGCCAATCAATTCTGACCCATCTGGAATTTTTCATGGCACCGAGGAGAGCACGCGGACATTCCATCGAGACGCTCTCATGTCGGGCGAAAATGTGCATCTAAGACTTTGATGGTTGCTCGGAGTGAATTGAGTGCAGGTGTTGATGCAACGTCCAGGTTTGATTTTGCCGATCTCGAATTCACCGCTGCTTCCGATGCGACGTGGAGGTGCACGCCGGGGGCATTCTCAAGCTGGCCGATCCAATGAGAATACATTCATCAATGTCGTCATATTCAGGGGGAATTGGCTGTCCGGAGCATGTCTAGTCATCCCACGTTTTGAACACATGCTTTGTATGCGTTGGGTGAAATATGTCGCGGTGCCGTCACGGGTTCGGCGGCACCGCTTGACAGGCCTAGTATTTAGGGCATGAGCCAGGACACAACTCCAGATATTAAACCTCGTAGCCGCGTAGTCACGGACGGCATCCACGCCGCTCCGGCACGCGGCATGTTCCGCGCCGTGGGCATGGGCGATGACGACTTCGCCAAGCCGCAAATCGGTGTTGCGAGCTCGTGGAACGAAATTACCCCTTGCAACCTTTCGCTGAACCGCTTGGCCGCCGGTGCCAAGGAAGGCGTTCACGCCGGCGGGGGATTCCCCATGCAGTTCGGCACCATTTCCGTTTCCGATGGCATTTCCATGGGTCACGAAGGCATGCACTTCTCGCTGGTGTCCCGCGAGGTTATTGCCGACTCCGTCGAGGTTGTCATGCAGGCCGAGCGCATCGACGGCTCCGTGCTCCTTGCAGGTTGCGACAAGTCGCTGCCGGGCATGCTGATGGCTGCCGCCCGCCTGGACCTTGCCTCGGTGTTTCTCTACGCCGGTTCCATCATGCCCGGCTGGGTCAAGCTGGAGGACGGTTCCGAAAAGGAAGTCACCCTGATTGACGCCTTCGAAGCCGTTGGCGCCTGCGCCGCCGGCAAGATGAGCCTCGAGGACCTGACCCGCATCGAAAAGGCGATCTGCCCCGGTGAGGGCGCCTGCGGCGGCATGTACACCGCCAACACCATGGCCTGCATCGGCGAGGCACTGGGCATGAGCCTTCCCGGTTCCGCCGCCCCACCCTCGGCCGACCGCCGCCGCGACATGTTCGCACGCGCCTCCGGCGAGGCAGTGGTGAACCTGCTGCGCAAGGGCATCACCGCCCGCGACATCATGACCAAGAAGGCCTTCGAGAACGCCATTGCGGTGACCATGGCCTTCGGCGGTTCCACCAACGCCGTGCTGCACCTGCTGGCCATCGCCCGCGAGGCCGAGGTCGACCTGACGCTGGCGGACTTCAACCGCATCGGCGACAAGATCCCGCACCTGGGTGACCTGAAGCCGTTCGGCCGCTACGTCATGACCGACGTGGACAAGATCGGCGGCGTCCCGGTGATCATGAAGGCCCTGCTGGACGCCGGCCTGCTGCACGGCGACTGCCTCACCGTGACCGGCAAGACCGTTGCGGAGAACCTCGCGGAGATCAACCCGCCGGACGTAGACGGCAAGATCCTGCGCGCGCTGGACAACCCGATCCACAAGACCGGCGGCATCACCGTGCTGCACGGTTCGATGGCTCCAGAGGGCGCGGTCGTCAAGTCCGCTGGCTTCGATGCAGATGTCTTCGAGGGAACCGCCCGCGTCTTCGAACGCGAACAGGGTGCCCTGGAGGCGCTGGACAACGGCGACATCCACGCCGGCGACGTTGTGGTTATCCGCTACGAGGGTCCCAAGGGCGGACCGGGCATGCGCGAAATGCTTGCCATCACCGGCGCCATCAAGGGTGCGGGTCTGGGGAAGGATGTCCTGCTGCTCACCG
It contains:
- a CDS encoding PLP-dependent aminotransferase family protein, which encodes MATAELPITLDPGSKSPLTVQLAARLRTAILDGTLRAEDSLPSSRALATELGVSRGVVVRAFEQLSGEGYLDSRGAGGTRVAVRPDIRGFARVAAAAKQSEAAKPILDLSPGRPSGVPFLDNEWRSAWRKAAAEPVSSQIPPALGIDTLRAAIQGHLGTSRGLNVNAEDVIVSAGTSDALQLIVTALRSRSDRPRVLVEDPGYPTARRVLAAAGAAVETLPVTVDGLRVEQLASLETPPDAVLVTPSHQYPLGGRMPIQERLTLLSWASANNVLILEDDYDSEFRHSRRPLPTLASLPSQADVILVGTFSKSLSPWLRCGYLIARGASAEGLKGTRRALGTPVSGMLQLALGSYIDGGGLARHIARARREYAHRRDIILERLGARKDVAVSALDGGLHAVLELAPGIDASDLARHALVCGVLLPALADYYADGARKNGLVLGYGAVTDTELTRALGVLVSLIERAAAGESPSAN
- a CDS encoding putative quinol monooxygenase; this encodes MINVLVGSTVLPGNLEAVLEIYRELVARTRNEPGCVSYELLQLREDPCDLMLLECWLSQEHLDAHTRTPHFVEAIAQLEMLETAAPALIYTKSV
- a CDS encoding dihydrodipicolinate synthase family protein, whose translation is MFDGLCAFPLTPLSEDGVDQTALARLVGRITDAGVKSIGVLGSTGVYPYLSRDERREALQVAVGSAGDASVMSGIGAMRTREVIANAEDAQLAGASALLLTPVSYHRLTANEVFGLYRDVVSASSVPVFVYDSPGTTGFVFSDELLERIARLPRIGGIKIPPPPAGATASRLAELRGIFSPEHSIGLSGDWEAADALLAGYDVWHSVIAGIFPRHAMELADAALAGNAGTAREISRKFDPIWALFKSHGSLRVVAAIAEELGLTNPHSLPSPLKGLEDQTRSEIRDSLKLTGLDG
- the ilvD gene encoding dihydroxy-acid dehydratase translates to MSQDTTPDIKPRSRVVTDGIHAAPARGMFRAVGMGDDDFAKPQIGVASSWNEITPCNLSLNRLAAGAKEGVHAGGGFPMQFGTISVSDGISMGHEGMHFSLVSREVIADSVEVVMQAERIDGSVLLAGCDKSLPGMLMAAARLDLASVFLYAGSIMPGWVKLEDGSEKEVTLIDAFEAVGACAAGKMSLEDLTRIEKAICPGEGACGGMYTANTMACIGEALGMSLPGSAAPPSADRRRDMFARASGEAVVNLLRKGITARDIMTKKAFENAIAVTMAFGGSTNAVLHLLAIAREAEVDLTLADFNRIGDKIPHLGDLKPFGRYVMTDVDKIGGVPVIMKALLDAGLLHGDCLTVTGKTVAENLAEINPPDVDGKILRALDNPIHKTGGITVLHGSMAPEGAVVKSAGFDADVFEGTARVFEREQGALEALDNGDIHAGDVVVIRYEGPKGGPGMREMLAITGAIKGAGLGKDVLLLTDGRFSGGTTGLCIGHVAPEAVDGGPIAFVKDGDKIRVDIAARSFDLLVDPEELEARKIGWEPLPAKFTTGVLGKYVKLVNSASTGAYCG
- a CDS encoding lipopolysaccharide assembly protein LapA domain-containing protein, translated to MGSEETMTDDPLTPQGQEPEVPPNKPEAAPARPAVGTRAGVVWTFTIVALIVLVFLVVFMVQNQDRVTVYFLGFHGQLALGVAMLIAAVAGATVVAIAGAVRIIQLRSRARTSGKRQDRKSS